In one window of Methanoculleus chikugoensis DNA:
- the frhD gene encoding coenzyme F420-reducing hydrogenase, FrhD protein, which produces MLFREIVIAGCGNPLFGDDGFGPAVVEELQKLQLPDNVKVIDAGLGAPHFLFTLMEDAEVPVRKLIIIDIADFGANPGDVTKLRPEDLPPGTYRDAHSWDLSEPLQRLKDVIDITVIGCQPKRVASHEFELGLTEEVEGAIPKTVRIVLEEIGVEYGATINHQGTHLWASPGETTGDTRDNPGEKI; this is translated from the coding sequence ATGCTATTCCGTGAGATCGTGATCGCAGGATGCGGCAACCCCCTCTTCGGAGACGACGGGTTCGGTCCTGCAGTCGTCGAGGAACTCCAGAAACTACAACTGCCCGACAACGTCAAGGTGATCGATGCCGGCCTTGGCGCCCCTCACTTCCTCTTTACGCTGATGGAAGATGCGGAGGTGCCGGTGAGGAAACTGATCATCATCGATATCGCCGACTTCGGCGCCAACCCCGGTGATGTGACGAAACTCCGGCCCGAAGACCTGCCGCCGGGCACCTACCGGGATGCCCATTCATGGGATCTCTCAGAACCGCTACAGCGATTGAAAGACGTCATCGATATCACGGTCATCGGGTGCCAACCCAAGCGTGTCGCGAGCCATGAGTTTGAACTGGGGCTCACTGAGGAGGTTGAGGGTGCCATTCCCAAAACAGTGCGTATCGTACTGGAAGAGATTGGGGTAGAATATGGGGCTACTATCAACCATCAAGGAACGCATCTTTGGGCGTCGCCGGGAGAAACCACCGGAGATACCCGGGACAACCCCGGGGAGAAGATCTGA
- the frhG gene encoding coenzyme F420 hydrogenase subunit gamma: protein MAEKITIGELHLSGCTGCLVTLADNYEGLFKLLDDYADLVYALTLVDVRHVPEMDVCLVEGSCCLDDKLSVEELKEAREKSKVLVAYGGCAAYGNITRFCRGGQWNQPGQEAFVPISEVVDVDLYIPSCPPCPQEVRNVAVMAYLLLKGNEEQKNLATAYLTPLMQLAQRGNEACGCDLMYDVINQGLCMGCGTCAGTCPVRAVTMEYGKPNVNRDQCIKCGACYAQCPRSWFNFDVMNNYEGIMDAIKGAMQ, encoded by the coding sequence GTGGCAGAAAAGATTACGATAGGTGAATTACACCTGAGCGGATGTACGGGATGCCTCGTTACGCTTGCGGATAACTACGAGGGTCTCTTCAAGCTGCTCGATGATTACGCGGACCTGGTCTACGCGTTGACCCTGGTCGACGTGCGCCATGTCCCCGAGATGGACGTGTGCCTGGTCGAGGGTTCGTGCTGTCTTGACGACAAACTCTCGGTAGAGGAACTGAAAGAGGCAAGGGAGAAGTCGAAGGTGCTCGTCGCCTACGGCGGCTGCGCGGCCTACGGCAACATCACCCGGTTCTGCCGTGGTGGTCAGTGGAACCAGCCGGGCCAGGAGGCATTCGTGCCGATCAGCGAGGTCGTCGATGTCGATCTCTACATCCCGTCCTGTCCCCCGTGCCCCCAGGAAGTCAGGAACGTCGCCGTCATGGCCTACCTGCTGCTGAAGGGCAACGAGGAGCAGAAGAACCTCGCAACCGCCTACCTGACCCCGCTGATGCAGCTTGCACAGCGCGGCAACGAGGCCTGCGGCTGCGACCTGATGTATGACGTCATCAACCAGGGCCTCTGCATGGGATGCGGGACCTGCGCCGGCACCTGCCCGGTCCGTGCCGTCACCATGGAGTACGGCAAGCCGAACGTGAACCGCGACCAGTGCATCAAGTGCGGCGCCTGCTACGCGCAGTGCCCCAGGAGCTGGTTCAACTTCGACGTCATGAACAACTACGAGGGCATCATGGATGCCATCAAGGGTGCCATGCAGTGA
- the frhB gene encoding coenzyme F420 hydrogenase subunit beta, giving the protein MDVLGNYKSAISARSTDKDILKKAQDGGIITTLFAYALEEGIIDGAIVAGPGNEPWKPEPMVVTTKAELLAAAGTRYTISPNISLIKEATRSYGLDRVGIVGTPCQIQATRKAQLYPIGMRDVDDKIALALGIFCMENLSYQALEAMVEDHCNQKMESVVKMDIGKGKFTVYTERGAVSQMPLKLIHKYVQPGCSVCLDYVANLADISSGSVGSPDGWSTVFVRSTKGNAVWDGAIAAGCFETKPIDQVKPGLDLVTKLATEKITKNQKNVDARKTIGLKADGTPKGLRNPYESP; this is encoded by the coding sequence ATGGACGTACTCGGTAACTACAAGTCCGCGATATCGGCACGCTCGACCGACAAGGACATCCTGAAGAAGGCCCAGGACGGCGGCATCATCACGACGCTCTTCGCGTATGCGCTCGAAGAGGGTATCATCGACGGTGCCATCGTCGCAGGTCCGGGCAACGAGCCCTGGAAGCCGGAGCCCATGGTCGTGACGACGAAGGCCGAACTTCTGGCCGCTGCCGGAACGCGTTACACCATCAGCCCGAACATCTCCCTGATCAAGGAGGCGACCCGGAGCTACGGTCTTGACCGCGTCGGTATCGTCGGCACCCCGTGCCAGATCCAGGCGACCCGGAAGGCTCAGCTCTACCCGATCGGCATGCGCGACGTCGACGACAAGATCGCCCTCGCGCTCGGTATCTTCTGCATGGAGAACCTCTCCTACCAGGCGCTCGAGGCGATGGTCGAGGACCACTGCAACCAGAAGATGGAGTCCGTCGTGAAGATGGACATCGGCAAGGGCAAGTTCACGGTCTACACCGAACGCGGTGCAGTCAGCCAGATGCCCCTGAAGCTGATCCACAAGTACGTGCAGCCCGGCTGCAGCGTCTGCCTGGACTACGTCGCGAACCTCGCCGACATCTCCAGCGGTTCCGTGGGCAGCCCCGACGGCTGGAGCACGGTCTTCGTCCGGAGCACCAAGGGCAACGCCGTCTGGGACGGCGCTATCGCTGCGGGCTGCTTCGAGACGAAGCCGATCGACCAGGTCAAGCCCGGTCTCGACCTCGTGACGAAACTCGCCACCGAGAAGATCACGAAGAACCAGAAGAACGTGGATGCTCGTAAGACGATAGGTCTCAAGGCGGACGGAACCCCCAAGGGTCTCCGGAACCCCTACGAGTCTCCCTGA
- the speD gene encoding S-adenosylmethionine decarboxylase — translation MVSKAIANNVAASNVMAETVSDAEIVAQFKQRGCWGLYTSVDLKGCDPASIRDAEKIHRFIIELCDLIDMKRFGEPQIIHFGPCERVAGFSMTQLIETSLVSGHFANETNAAYLDIFSCKEYEPSKAAEFCRDFFGAESATYQVLFRD, via the coding sequence ATGGTTAGTAAGGCAATAGCAAACAACGTTGCAGCCAGCAACGTTATGGCAGAGACGGTAAGCGACGCAGAGATCGTTGCACAGTTCAAGCAGCGCGGGTGTTGGGGACTGTACACGAGCGTTGACCTGAAGGGGTGCGACCCGGCATCGATACGGGACGCTGAGAAGATCCACCGGTTCATCATCGAACTATGCGACCTCATCGACATGAAGAGGTTCGGCGAACCACAGATCATCCACTTCGGCCCCTGTGAGAGGGTCGCAGGGTTTTCCATGACCCAGCTCATCGAGACATCGCTCGTCTCCGGTCACTTCGCGAACGAGACCAACGCGGCCTACCTCGACATCTTCAGCTGCAAAGAGTACGAACCCTCGAAAGCAGCGGAGTTTTGCAGGGACTTTTTTGGAGCGGAATCGGCAACCTACCAGGTACTGTTCAGGGACTGA
- a CDS encoding C2H2-type zinc finger protein, whose amino-acid sequence MKGEPPQRRRDGDIPVEMGEFVCPFCGRHYPTLEALHAHVRRRAPAPPGGPVKAPGCGRSCPEAPAGCVTGGRGCALPGRDTLISGAVRGVP is encoded by the coding sequence GTGAAGGGCGAGCCGCCGCAAAGGAGGAGGGACGGCGATATCCCGGTGGAGATGGGCGAGTTCGTCTGCCCGTTCTGCGGCAGGCACTACCCCACGCTCGAAGCCCTTCATGCGCACGTCCGGCGCCGTGCACCGGCGCCCCCCGGAGGTCCGGTGAAGGCACCCGGCTGCGGCAGGTCGTGTCCGGAGGCCCCGGCGGGGTGCGTGACGGGAGGCCGGGGGTGCGCGTTGCCCGGCAGAGATACCCTGATTTCAGGGGCCGTGAGAGGGGTTCCGTAG
- a CDS encoding DNA polymerase ligase N-terminal domain-containing protein: protein MAGRDTLEEYRGKRDFSRTPEPQGEQDAAGAHPRFVIQKHRATTLHYDFRLEVDGVLKSWAVPKGPSTNPKEKRLAVPTEDHPLDYADFEGVIPEGSYGAGTVLVWDRGTYRNLTEKEGERVGVAEALRRGHVSFRLEGEKLRGGYALTRFRTGKGEAWLLVKMDDAEADPDRNPVGTEPRSVVSGRTLEEIGGGRDE, encoded by the coding sequence ATGGCCGGCCGTGACACGCTTGAAGAGTATCGCGGGAAGAGGGACTTTTCCCGGACGCCGGAGCCGCAAGGAGAGCAGGACGCGGCAGGTGCCCACCCGCGTTTCGTCATCCAGAAGCACAGAGCGACCACGCTCCACTACGACTTCCGCCTTGAGGTCGACGGGGTGCTGAAGTCCTGGGCGGTTCCGAAAGGGCCGTCGACAAACCCGAAGGAGAAGCGTCTCGCCGTGCCGACGGAGGATCATCCGCTCGACTACGCCGACTTCGAGGGCGTCATCCCGGAAGGGAGTTACGGGGCCGGGACGGTTCTCGTCTGGGACCGGGGAACCTACCGGAACCTCACCGAGAAGGAGGGGGAGAGGGTCGGGGTCGCCGAGGCCCTCCGACGGGGCCACGTATCGTTCCGGCTGGAGGGGGAGAAACTCCGGGGCGGCTACGCCCTCACGCGTTTCAGGACCGGAAAAGGCGAGGCCTGGCTGCTCGTAAAGATGGACGATGCCGAGGCCGACCCCGACAGAAACCCGGTCGGGACGGAGCCCCGGTCGGTTGTCTCCGGGCGGACGCTTGAGGAGATCGGCGGGGGGAGGGATGAGTGA
- a CDS encoding ATP-binding protein: MSTDLAKALKATGYADAEIPALMESFPPAVTDYLRDFRLQEVRDIVETLLYIYIAQNSASSRGEGAGVVEQSCYAYTSGPLFALRQVGLIESASWHGMTVLRATATGEAIARPLMEARLRALDIAGLAREIHEVVPALLAGTVKGSFVNKTFPSTLPRTEETFISFLLNNCPGLFLECERFASRLRGAGCAVLAYAYDLDGAKADGVVYTFPPEFAYILKGVLERIDPAVREHYDMLLESFYSTFTVLRYLACGEDYDRIRASPAHRRELARVLAELDDAIYVLEGVREEDGVDLARFIVKDRNLYDMRLRDLGRALMAEIAEKIVIDRSAPAEEPSSPIPEELSPVTEEAPVPTPAPAAEEDEWEELVFPDEEEEEAEEDGEEIEEPLPIVPPPARRRAAPSSSGTVVAERRSGEPSPVPAEVPRSGELDIFLGHAQDGQRVNWSPGRLNNGHMIILGGSGAGKTETIRCIASELAAQAMPVILIDFHGDMAASSGDIRSYKIREGGQYYFNPLELDPDIDEITPLRATSDFVDAISINFPTLGIQQRRKIKNIIKDCYWMSGITGKTETWTRVLDFDDIEGEIMNCEDEAIPAYLEDIFDYKLFSGEEKISITTILSGGITHINLNALPENLRYLFADLFLRRIYYTLQATGEIPRGTEDERAKFRLFVIVDEAKLLVSQKSGSKTAIKAVLNKYATEMRKFGVSLILASQLIAHFNEEILANIAVKFCMRSENKKQAQENAKFFEVSEKDLLNFQPGEGILIIGSEKMNIRIVPASERNH; this comes from the coding sequence GTGTCAACAGACCTTGCCAAAGCACTCAAAGCCACAGGCTATGCAGATGCCGAGATTCCGGCCCTGATGGAGTCGTTTCCTCCCGCCGTCACCGATTACCTGCGGGACTTCCGGCTGCAGGAGGTTCGCGACATCGTCGAGACGCTCCTCTACATCTACATCGCCCAGAACAGCGCGTCTTCCCGGGGAGAAGGGGCGGGCGTGGTCGAACAGAGCTGTTACGCCTACACGTCCGGGCCGCTCTTTGCACTCAGGCAGGTCGGCCTCATCGAGTCCGCCTCCTGGCACGGCATGACGGTCTTACGGGCGACTGCTACCGGCGAGGCGATAGCCCGGCCTCTGATGGAGGCACGGCTCCGGGCGCTCGATATCGCCGGGCTGGCCCGCGAGATCCACGAGGTCGTCCCGGCCCTTCTCGCAGGGACGGTGAAAGGATCGTTCGTCAACAAGACCTTCCCGTCCACGCTCCCCCGCACCGAAGAGACGTTCATCAGTTTCCTCCTCAACAACTGTCCGGGCCTCTTTCTCGAATGCGAACGGTTCGCCTCCCGGCTCAGGGGCGCCGGGTGCGCGGTTCTCGCCTACGCTTACGATCTCGACGGTGCAAAGGCCGACGGCGTCGTCTACACCTTCCCCCCGGAGTTCGCGTACATCCTCAAGGGGGTGCTCGAACGGATCGATCCGGCGGTCAGGGAACACTACGACATGCTCCTCGAGTCGTTCTACTCGACGTTCACCGTTCTGCGCTACCTTGCCTGCGGCGAGGACTACGACCGTATCCGCGCATCGCCTGCCCACCGCCGCGAACTTGCGAGGGTGCTCGCGGAACTCGACGACGCGATCTACGTCCTCGAAGGGGTGCGTGAGGAGGACGGGGTCGACCTCGCCCGGTTCATCGTCAAGGACCGGAACCTCTACGATATGCGCCTGCGCGATCTCGGGCGGGCGCTGATGGCCGAGATCGCCGAGAAGATCGTCATCGACCGCTCCGCCCCGGCGGAGGAGCCTTCTTCTCCCATTCCCGAGGAGTTGTCTCCCGTCACGGAGGAGGCCCCGGTCCCGACGCCCGCACCCGCGGCTGAGGAGGATGAGTGGGAGGAGCTCGTCTTCCCCGACGAAGAGGAAGAGGAGGCGGAAGAAGACGGGGAGGAGATTGAGGAGCCGCTCCCGATCGTGCCGCCGCCCGCACGCCGGCGTGCCGCCCCGTCCTCCTCCGGCACCGTCGTTGCGGAACGTCGTTCCGGCGAACCGTCACCCGTCCCGGCAGAAGTTCCCCGGTCCGGAGAGCTCGATATCTTCCTCGGGCATGCGCAGGACGGGCAGCGGGTCAACTGGTCGCCCGGCCGTCTCAACAACGGCCACATGATCATCCTCGGCGGTTCGGGTGCCGGCAAGACCGAGACGATCCGGTGCATCGCCTCAGAACTCGCGGCACAGGCGATGCCGGTCATCCTGATCGACTTCCACGGGGACATGGCTGCGAGCAGCGGGGATATCCGGTCGTATAAGATCCGCGAGGGCGGCCAGTACTACTTCAACCCGCTGGAACTCGACCCCGATATCGACGAGATCACCCCGCTCCGGGCGACTTCGGACTTCGTCGACGCCATCTCGATCAACTTCCCGACGCTCGGCATCCAGCAGCGCAGAAAGATCAAGAACATCATCAAGGACTGCTACTGGATGTCCGGGATCACGGGGAAGACCGAGACCTGGACGCGGGTGCTCGACTTCGACGACATCGAGGGGGAGATCATGAACTGCGAGGATGAGGCGATCCCGGCCTACCTCGAGGATATCTTCGACTACAAACTCTTCTCAGGCGAGGAGAAGATCTCGATCACCACGATCCTCTCCGGCGGGATCACCCATATCAACTTAAACGCCCTCCCGGAGAACCTGCGCTATCTCTTTGCGGATCTCTTTTTGCGGCGAATCTACTATACCCTCCAGGCGACGGGCGAGATCCCGCGCGGGACGGAGGACGAGCGGGCGAAGTTCCGGCTCTTCGTGATCGTCGACGAGGCGAAACTCCTGGTGAGCCAGAAGAGCGGTTCGAAGACGGCGATCAAGGCGGTCTTAAACAAGTATGCGACCGAGATGCGGAAGTTCGGGGTCTCGCTGATCCTCGCGTCGCAGCTGATCGCCCACTTCAACGAGGAGATTCTCGCGAACATCGCCGTGAAGTTCTGCATGCGCTCCGAGAACAAGAAGCAGGCCCAGGAAAACGCCAAGTTCTTCGAGGTGAGCGAGAAGGACCTCCTCAACTTCCAGCCCGGGGAGGGGATCCTGATCATCGGTTCGGAGAAGATGAACATCCGGATCGTCCCGGCGTCGGAGCGGAACCATTAG
- a CDS encoding sensor histidine kinase, producing the protein MTTLTEHQRVAIIMTLLAISIFLTYYFHAILMLGTVFSHFFYIPIILTALWWEKRSVPVAIFLGGLVVVSSLLYQPELLTLNDYGRALMFVVIAFVVASLSEQLKGREQEVKRQRDLMQRYLDVAGVLFAVIGTDHTIRLVNRHGCELLGYREEELLGKDWFDTLVPGALREARRRAFDEAIARKAALPGQREHPVVTRSGNELILAWQDTVLTGDDDRPTGIIGSGADITDRIRAEEGLRKAHDEANLYLDIMTHDINNANAVALGYADLLETTLGAGKEREMIRRLKAGVDRSIEIIQNVTTIRRLHSRETATKPVDLDAVARAEIAHHPGARIAYQGRSVGVMADDLLSEVFANLIGNSVKFGDPGVEIAIRVEESDDQVEVSIEDTGPGVPDAVKPTLFARFAPGKNSRSGKGLGLYITRTLIERYGGRVWVDDRVPGRPECGAAFRFTLPRSGRRQKPPAPPATSTACPLVTARP; encoded by the coding sequence GTGACTACCCTTACCGAACACCAGCGAGTGGCCATCATCATGACGCTCCTCGCAATATCGATCTTCCTGACCTACTACTTCCACGCTATCCTGATGCTCGGGACCGTCTTTTCGCACTTCTTCTACATCCCGATCATCCTGACCGCACTCTGGTGGGAGAAACGGAGCGTGCCGGTCGCTATCTTTCTCGGCGGGCTCGTCGTCGTCAGCAGCCTCCTCTACCAGCCCGAACTCCTGACCCTGAACGACTACGGACGTGCGCTGATGTTCGTCGTCATCGCCTTCGTCGTCGCGTCCCTCTCCGAACAGCTCAAAGGGCGGGAGCAGGAGGTGAAGAGACAGAGGGATCTCATGCAGCGTTACCTGGACGTGGCGGGCGTCCTCTTCGCCGTCATCGGGACCGACCATACCATCCGGCTTGTCAACCGTCACGGGTGCGAACTCCTCGGCTACCGGGAGGAGGAACTGCTCGGGAAAGACTGGTTCGATACGCTCGTTCCCGGAGCGCTCCGGGAGGCGCGGCGGCGGGCTTTCGACGAGGCGATTGCCCGGAAAGCCGCACTGCCTGGGCAGCGGGAGCACCCCGTCGTCACGCGGAGCGGCAACGAACTGATCCTCGCGTGGCAGGACACCGTGCTCACCGGCGACGACGACCGGCCGACCGGGATCATCGGGTCGGGCGCCGATATCACCGACCGTATCCGGGCAGAAGAGGGGTTGCGGAAAGCCCACGACGAGGCGAACCTCTACCTCGACATCATGACGCACGATATCAACAACGCGAACGCCGTCGCTCTCGGGTATGCCGACCTGCTCGAGACGACGCTCGGCGCGGGGAAGGAACGGGAGATGATCCGGAGACTCAAGGCCGGCGTCGACCGGAGCATCGAGATCATCCAGAACGTCACGACGATAAGAAGACTGCATTCCCGTGAGACGGCGACGAAACCCGTCGACCTCGACGCGGTCGCCAGGGCCGAGATCGCCCACCATCCCGGCGCCCGGATCGCGTATCAGGGAAGATCGGTCGGGGTCATGGCAGACGACCTTCTCTCCGAGGTCTTTGCGAATCTTATCGGCAACAGCGTCAAGTTTGGGGATCCGGGAGTCGAGATCGCCATCAGGGTCGAGGAGAGCGACGATCAGGTCGAGGTCTCGATAGAGGATACCGGGCCGGGGGTGCCCGACGCGGTCAAACCAACCCTTTTTGCTCGTTTTGCGCCGGGGAAAAACAGCAGGAGCGGGAAAGGGCTCGGGCTCTACATCACCCGCACCCTGATCGAACGCTACGGCGGCAGGGTATGGGTCGACGACCGGGTGCCGGGGCGCCCCGAATGCGGCGCGGCGTTCCGGTTCACCCTCCCCCGGTCGGGCCGGAGACAGAAACCCCCGGCTCCTCCCGCAACATCGACGGCCTGCCCGTTGGTCACCGCCAGACCTTGA
- a CDS encoding DUF2124 domain-containing protein, producing the protein MELKEQLSGVPGMLRPFKAYLREMGLAAGDQVVYYGCPGTCTPFIELLGFAVRDLALEQVYVPYVDEAAAKAVRPVEGVGMQVSGDTVSLDPKVIVLMGGLSMPGVPVEKEAVQAIVAAHPGAKVVGICFMRMFEKMGWLDAFDFDLIIDAAIDPVKVWR; encoded by the coding sequence ATGGAACTAAAAGAGCAACTTTCCGGCGTCCCGGGGATGCTCCGGCCGTTCAAGGCGTACCTCCGCGAGATGGGTCTCGCTGCAGGCGACCAGGTCGTCTACTACGGCTGCCCCGGCACCTGCACCCCCTTCATCGAACTCCTGGGGTTCGCCGTCCGGGATCTCGCCCTTGAGCAGGTCTACGTGCCATACGTGGACGAAGCGGCGGCGAAGGCGGTTCGTCCCGTCGAGGGTGTCGGGATGCAGGTCTCCGGCGACACGGTCAGCCTCGATCCGAAGGTGATCGTCCTGATGGGCGGGCTCTCGATGCCGGGCGTCCCGGTCGAGAAAGAAGCGGTGCAGGCGATCGTCGCGGCCCATCCCGGGGCGAAGGTTGTGGGTATCTGTTTCATGCGGATGTTCGAGAAGATGGGCTGGCTCGATGCGTTCGACTTCGACCTGATCATCGACGCTGCCATCGATCCGGTCAAGGTCTGGCGGTGA
- a CDS encoding tautomerase family protein: MAEGRTLEQKRILADEITAAVTKTFGVDPQVVTIFFEELKTESIARAGKLLSET; encoded by the coding sequence ATGGCAGAAGGGCGGACGCTTGAGCAGAAACGGATACTCGCAGACGAGATCACCGCCGCGGTCACGAAGACGTTCGGCGTCGACCCACAGGTGGTCACCATCTTCTTTGAGGAACTCAAGACCGAGAGCATCGCCCGGGCGGGAAAACTCCTCTCGGAGACGTAG
- a CDS encoding polyprenyl synthetase family protein, whose translation MIPFREFLVGIRPAVNRRIAETAGSDADIDPGVLPLLLKGKRMRAGLLLYIHAGLAPAAAPTRQALDLACAVELAHAASLILDDMLDGDTARRGAPSHHLTRGDGRAVLDAVGILSLPYALAAPYGAGYVTMLASVQRKMARGVVWEMFGGPDLPPADLYDAVVARKTGCLFSLAAAWGAMATGEEDAIVAAFGEFGLAAGKAMQVADDIADLSAPGTGARDSRPGSEALLLRCVPGSNGTRQTLGRILEREVIGAAARIVNAGRCRVPPVVWEPFGQAVRDIVGLTMGEEVPAG comes from the coding sequence ATGATACCGTTTCGCGAGTTCCTTGTGGGGATACGTCCTGCAGTCAACCGCCGGATCGCAGAGACGGCGGGCAGCGATGCCGATATCGATCCGGGCGTCCTCCCTCTTCTCCTGAAGGGAAAGCGGATGCGGGCAGGGCTCCTCCTCTACATCCACGCCGGTCTCGCCCCTGCGGCGGCGCCCACCCGGCAGGCGCTCGACCTTGCCTGCGCCGTCGAGCTCGCCCACGCTGCAAGCCTCATCCTCGACGACATGCTGGACGGGGATACCGCCCGCCGGGGAGCCCCGTCCCACCACCTCACCCGGGGAGACGGGCGGGCGGTTCTCGACGCCGTCGGCATCCTTTCCCTCCCCTACGCACTCGCCGCCCCGTACGGTGCCGGGTACGTAACGATGCTCGCGTCGGTCCAGCGGAAGATGGCCCGGGGCGTGGTCTGGGAGATGTTCGGGGGGCCGGACCTCCCGCCGGCCGACCTCTATGACGCGGTCGTCGCCAGAAAGACGGGCTGTCTCTTCTCGCTCGCGGCCGCCTGGGGGGCCATGGCGACGGGGGAGGAGGATGCGATCGTCGCCGCGTTCGGCGAGTTCGGTCTCGCCGCCGGGAAAGCGATGCAGGTCGCCGACGACATCGCGGATCTCAGCGCACCCGGCACGGGGGCCCGGGACTCCCGGCCGGGGTCGGAGGCGCTCCTCCTCAGGTGCGTCCCGGGGAGCAACGGAACCCGGCAGACGCTGGGCCGGATACTCGAGCGCGAGGTGATCGGTGCGGCCGCCCGGATAGTGAACGCCGGACGGTGCCGGGTGCCCCCGGTTGTGTGGGAACCGTTCGGGCAGGCGGTCAGGGATATCGTGGGGCTCACGATGGGGGAGGAGGTGCCGGCCGGATGA
- a CDS encoding phosphotransferase — MARQVIAGNGYLEAGDAFGDWLAGALTDRLAGWRGRIRVCRMEPASHVVCRYEFGTGLSVVGKFFGAPTGARTRYNADAAMRNEFLRLRHLSGWIRVPHAVATSSRFQSVLVTEHIPGPTLRELLDAGASLYDPLTGVAHLLRRLHDSTRTSCRRERDFAYVHAILDQNNLPGSRRKRFDRLLGAWWHGTRLDRAGCMVHGDATPGNYLFDGGICAIDFEGAHHAHPVRDLGILAAELRASGGSTTTAEDYGRSVNSSHNAFASGGSTTTAEDYIGHLLWHYSGSEDEFRHHTAVLPFFMALGYLRIARLPWRAAERDWLLAEAEACLCAIHR, encoded by the coding sequence GTGGCACGGCAGGTGATCGCCGGGAATGGATATCTGGAGGCCGGCGACGCGTTCGGGGACTGGCTCGCGGGCGCCCTCACCGACCGGCTGGCCGGATGGCGCGGGAGGATCCGGGTCTGCCGGATGGAGCCCGCATCCCACGTCGTCTGCCGCTACGAGTTTGGGACGGGGCTCTCTGTGGTCGGCAAATTCTTCGGCGCGCCGACCGGCGCGAGAACCCGCTACAACGCGGACGCGGCGATGAGGAACGAGTTCTTGAGGCTCCGCCATCTCTCCGGCTGGATCCGCGTCCCCCATGCCGTCGCTACGAGCAGCCGGTTTCAGTCCGTCCTCGTGACCGAACACATCCCCGGCCCGACCCTCCGGGAACTCCTCGATGCGGGTGCATCCCTGTATGACCCCCTGACCGGCGTCGCGCACCTGCTCCGCCGGCTCCACGACAGCACGCGGACTTCCTGCAGGCGGGAGCGCGACTTCGCCTACGTCCACGCGATCCTCGACCAGAACAACCTCCCGGGTTCTCGGAGGAAGCGGTTCGACCGCCTGCTCGGGGCGTGGTGGCACGGCACGCGGCTCGACCGGGCAGGGTGCATGGTTCACGGCGACGCAACGCCCGGCAACTACCTCTTCGACGGCGGGATCTGCGCAATCGACTTCGAGGGGGCCCATCACGCCCACCCGGTCCGCGACCTCGGCATCCTCGCCGCGGAACTCAGGGCATCGGGCGGGAGCACTACGACTGCCGAAGACTACGGCCGGAGCGTAAATTCATCACACAATGCCTTTGCATCGGGCGGGAGCACTACGACTGCCGAAGACTACATCGGCCACCTGCTCTGGCATTATAGCGGTAGCGAGGATGAGTTCCGGCACCACACCGCCGTCCTCCCCTTCTTCATGGCGCTCGGCTACCTCAGGATAGCCCGGCTGCCCTGGCGGGCGGCGGAACGCGACTGGCTTTTAGCGGAGGCGGAGGCGTGTCTTTGCGCGATCCACCGGTAG
- a CDS encoding HAD family hydrolase: MSLRDPPVAGVLFDCYGTLVDVLTDERDIETYRCLSRWLIYQGVRIAPEVLRDLYTCRVEEALERIGEPHPEVRVEEIFADICAEHAVWRVDTALLGAESARAFRAASLRRLGVIKKSERLLDLFSGKKTGIVSNGQRVFSEQEMRMLGLYDRLGFVIFSSDLGYQKPDPRIYAAALGRIGLSAPEVLFIGDNPENDVDAPRRLGMQALHVEEAWMRYGV; encoded by the coding sequence GTGTCTTTGCGCGATCCACCGGTAGCGGGGGTGCTCTTCGACTGCTACGGGACGCTCGTCGACGTCCTGACCGACGAGCGCGATATCGAGACCTACCGGTGCCTCTCGCGGTGGCTGATCTACCAGGGGGTCAGGATCGCCCCGGAAGTCCTGCGGGACCTCTACACCTGCCGGGTAGAGGAGGCGCTCGAACGGATCGGGGAGCCCCACCCGGAGGTGCGGGTCGAGGAGATCTTTGCCGATATCTGTGCCGAACACGCCGTCTGGAGGGTCGATACGGCCCTGCTCGGCGCCGAGTCCGCCCGGGCGTTCCGGGCCGCATCGCTCCGGCGCCTCGGCGTCATAAAGAAGAGCGAAAGGCTGCTCGACCTCTTCAGCGGGAAGAAGACGGGGATCGTCTCGAACGGGCAGCGGGTCTTCTCGGAGCAGGAGATGCGGATGCTCGGGCTCTACGACCGTCTCGGCTTCGTCATCTTCTCCTCAGACCTCGGCTACCAGAAACCGGATCCCCGGATTTACGCTGCGGCACTCGGGCGGATAGGGCTTTCTGCCCCCGAAGTCCTCTTCATCGGGGACAATCCCGAGAACGACGTCGATGCTCCCCGGAGGCTCGGGATGCAGGCGCTGCACGTCGAGGAGGCGTGGATGCGCTACGGGGTGTAA